Proteins encoded together in one Columba livia isolate bColLiv1 breed racing homer chromosome 3, bColLiv1.pat.W.v2, whole genome shotgun sequence window:
- the SDE2 gene encoding splicing regulator SDE2, giving the protein MALLVRDPLDSRARLLPLPSGGDGSVRGLLRDRARALNIPEESLYVKCNGRLVNDEDVLQNGAVYSLEPRLCGGKGGFGSMLRALGAQIEKTTNREACRDLSGRRLRDVNHEKAMAEWVKQQAEREAEKEQRRLERLQRKLAEPKHSFTNPDYLQQCHEMAERLEDSVLKGLQATSSKIVSPESGDSRKRPGESGKNGTKPRKRKCFWLGLEGLDDRDSSDCEDDSEDDSPHTSDGSCPSGSKSNENAGNPNECSSSSVDSVEDGPATSANEKPPEQPEGTGRNVQGETHAGGQTEISADENSEVTKPLKEEAQGKSEVTQALKEEEQGNVSSKAQETNQLQSTEVEPIDLLAFNSAAEMEALGLDRLKMELMSLGLKCGGTLKERAARLFSVRGLSKDQIDSALFAKPAKGKKK; this is encoded by the exons ATGGCGCTGCTGGTGCGTGACCCGCTGGATTCCCGGGCGCGGCTCCTGCCGCTCCCCTCCGGCGGCGACGGCTCGGTGCGCGGCCTTCTCCGCGATCGCGCCCGGGCGCTG aATATTCCTGAAGAGAGTTTGTACGTGAAATGTAATGGACGACTGGTTAATGATGAAGATGTATTGCAGAATGGAGCTGTTTATAGTCTGGAACCAAGACTTTGTGGTGGAAAAGGAG gGTTTGGCTCTATGCTGCGAGCACTTGGTGCTCAGATTGAAAAGACGACAAACAGAGAGGCTTGCCGAGATCTCAGTGGAAGGAGACTTCGAGATGTCAATCATGAAAAAGC GATGGCTGAATGGGTGAAGCAGCAAGCAGAACgggaagcagaaaaagagcagaGGCGCTTGGAAAGGCTGCAGCGGAAACTTGCGGAGCCAAAGCACAGTTTCACAAATCCAGACTACCTGCAGCAGTGTCATGAAATGGCTGAGCGACTAGAAGATTCAGTCCTTAAAG GATTGCAGGCTACTTCAAGCAAAATAGTGTCACCAGAAAGTGGCGATAGTCGGAAGCGTCCAGGTGAATCTGGAAAGAATGGAACGAAACCTCGAAAAAGAAAGTGCTTTTG GCTGGGACTTGAAGGATTGGATGATCGTGACAGTTCTGATTGTGAGGATGACAGTGAAGATGACTCCCCTCATACATCTGATGGAAGTTGTCCATCAGGCAGCAAATCTAATGAAAATGCTGGAAATCCAAATGAATGCTCAAGTAGCTCTGTGGATTCTGTAGAGGATGGTCCAGCTACCAGTGCAAATGAGAAACCACCAGAGCAGCCAGAAGGTACTGGAAGAAATGTGCAAGGAGAAACACATGCAGGTGGGCAAACTGAAATTTCAGCTGATGAAAACAGTGAAGTGACAAAGCCTTTGAAGGAAGAGGCCCAAGGAAAGAGTGAGGTAACCCAGGCTCTGAAAGAAGAGGAACAAGGAAATGTTTCTTCTAAAGCACAAGAAACAAACCAGTTACAGAGCACA gagGTGGAACCAATAGACCTGCTGGCATTCAACTCTGCTGCTGAAATGGAAGCCCTGGGTTTAGACAGACTGAAGATGGAATTGATGTCATTAGGACTGAAATGTGGAGGAACTTTGAAGGAAAGAGCAGCAAGGCTTTTTTCAGTGAGAGGTCTATCTAAAGACCAGATTGATTCTGCCTTATTTGCTAAGCctgctaaaggaaaaaaaaagtga